In Setaria viridis chromosome 5, Setaria_viridis_v4.0, whole genome shotgun sequence, the genomic stretch ATCACGCTCTTCTCCGTGTCCACGCTGCCCAACACGCTGGTGATGGGGATCCCGCTGCTGATCGCCATGTACGGGCCCTACGCCGGGTCACTCATGGTGCAGGTCATCGTGCTCCAGTGCATCATCTGGTACACGCTGCTGCTCTTCCTCTTCGAGTTCCGTGCCGCGCGGATGCTCATCGCCGACCAGTTCCCGGACTCCGCGGCGGCCATCGCGTCGCTGCGCGTGGAACCCGACGTCGTGTCGCTGGAGGGCGGCCGCGCCGAGACGGAGGCCGAGGTGGCGGAGGACGGCCGCCTGCACGTCACCGTGCGCCGCTCGTCGGTGTCGCGGCGGTCGATGCTGGGGGTGACGCCGCGGCCGTCGAACCTGACGGGCGCGGAGATATACTCGATGAGCTCGTCGCGGCAGCACAGCCCGCGGGGCTCCAACTTCAACCACGCCGACTTCTTCGCCATGGTCGACGGCGCGCCACCCCCGCCGACGcccgccggcgggcgcggctCGAGCTTCGGCGCCGCCGAGGTGTTCTCGATGCACTCGTCACGGGGCCCGACGCCGCGGCAGTCCAACTTCGACGAGCACTCGGCCTCGGCACGGTTGTCGaagcccgcggcggccgccgccgtgcccagCCACGACGCCAAGGAGCTGCACATGTTCGTTTGGAGCTCGAGCGCCTCCCCCGTTTCGGAGGTCAGCGGCCTGCCGGTGTtcaccggcggcgcggccgtcaaCGTCGGCGCCAAGGAAATCCGCATGGTTGTCCACGCCGACCTGCCGCAGAACGGCTCGGCCGGCAAAGGTTAGTTCGTGTCAACAGCTAATGGCTGGCAGCTTCTCGCTTAAGACTTCGCAAAATTCCCAATCTTTCCTTTTTCCGCGTTTTCAGAGAACGAGAACGACGGTGCAGTGTCAGCAACTGCCGTGGAAGGCGAGGCTTTCCGCTTCAGCGGTGGCAAGACGGTGGAGGACGCCGAGGcgggggaggccggcggggccCCGGAAGCGCTGACGAAGCTCGGGTCCAGCTCCACGGCGGAGCTGCGCGTGAAGGACGTGGacggggcggcggacggcggcggcggctacgcgGACGCGGGGCGCGCGGGGGCGCACCAGATGCCGCCGGCGAGCGTGATGACCCGCCTCATCCTCATCATGGTGTGGCGCAAGCTGATCCGCAACCCCAACACGTACTCCAGCCTCATCGGCCTCGCCTGGTCCCTCATCGCGTTCCGGTATGCTACAAAGTCTACACCTTTTCACGTGACCTGCCTCACTCATTGCCTATGACTAATCTACTAGTCTATCTCTACTGATTTCTTGCTGGGGTGTCAATGGTTTACACAACAGAGTGCGATCAATCGGGCAAGGATCAATGGCTAGTGCAAATAGAGTATCGCTTCAAGCTTGTTCGTGCTAGGCGGCTAGGGTGTGAGTGGCTGTACACAAGAGACAACTCCGGCAAGGACAAATGGCTTGTGTAAATGGCAAGTCCGTTCACATACTAGTCGGTAACTACTGGTAGAGGTAGCTTGGGTTACGGTAGGGTCTGAATGACTTTACATGACAGAGAGGAGACAAGTTCGGCAAGGATAGATTGTAGTGCGCATTGCAGAAAGAACCTTTTCCTGATTACTCGTAGCTAGTTTGGTGGTGGCGATAAGCGCGAGATGAACGGAACTGCCATTCTCGGCGAGGCCTAGCGCAGCTGCTGGCGGTGCGCGGCGTAGCTGCCGGCCAAAACGCCGGGCGGGATCGGAGGCCCCGTGCGGCGTACGAGCCGTGGCGGTGCGGGAATACCCGAAAAGCTGCTTTTACGGGGGCGCCCGGACGGTGGCGGTGGGCTGCTGCGTTGAGTGTtccc encodes the following:
- the LOC117854797 gene encoding auxin efflux carrier component 3a, yielding MISWKDFYTVLTAMVPLYVAMILAYGSVRWWRIFTPDQCSGINRFVAIFAVPLLSFHFISTNDPYAMNLRFLAADTLQKLLVLAALAAWSRLPSGLGAPRLDWSITLFSVSTLPNTLVMGIPLLIAMYGPYAGSLMVQVIVLQCIIWYTLLLFLFEFRAARMLIADQFPDSAAAIASLRVEPDVVSLEGGRAETEAEVAEDGRLHVTVRRSSVSRRSMLGVTPRPSNLTGAEIYSMSSSRQHSPRGSNFNHADFFAMVDGAPPPPTPAGGRGSSFGAAEVFSMHSSRGPTPRQSNFDEHSASARLSKPAAAAAVPSHDAKELHMFVWSSSASPVSEVSGLPVFTGGAAVNVGAKEIRMVVHADLPQNGSAGKENENDGAVSATAVEGEAFRFSGGKTVEDAEAGEAGGAPEALTKLGSSSTAELRVKDVDGAADGGGGYADAGRAGAHQMPPASVMTRLILIMVWRKLIRNPNTYSSLIGLAWSLIAFRWHISMPAVVAKSISILSDAGLGMAMFSLGLFMALQPNLIACGWRATGISMGVRFLAGPAVMAAASLAIGLRGSLLQVAIVQAALPQGIVPFVFAKEYNVHPAILSTMVIFGMLIALPITLLYYIVLGLGPV